A region of the Candidatus Kryptonium sp. genome:
TAGTTGCATTTCTGTCCAGATTCAATTTTTTTAAGTTTTCTTTTTTGTTTAAATTTTCAAAAAACAAAATCACCTTCTTTGAAAGTCACGGGCAAATGTATAACTTCTATCCTTTGATCGCAAAAGAGAAAATTCTGACGGTTTCCGAATTAACTTATAAAATAAAGGAATTTGTTGAGCCAAATTTTCAAGATATATGGCTTCAGGGTGAGATATCAAATTATAAAGTGCACAGCCCTTCCGGACATGTTTATTTCACGCTTAAGGATCAAAATGCCTCAATAAATGCAGCGATGTGGAAAAGATATGCTGATAATTATTTAAGAGATCGTGATTACAAAGACGGGGATAAAGTTTTGGTTCACGGTAAAATTGAGATCTATGAACCACGTGGTGAATATAAGATCATAGTTGATTTTATTGAGCCTCTTGGAATTGGTGAACTTCAGATAAAATTTGAGATGTTGAAGCAGAAACTTGCAGCTGAAGGATTGTTTGATAAACGATATAAGAAGCCAATTCCGGAATATCCAAATAAGATAGGAATTGTCACAAGCCCAACGGGCGCAGCGATAAGAGATATAATAAACATAATCTCGCGCCGTTTCCCAGCGGTTGAATTAATTCTTTATCCCGTCAAAGTTCAAGGTGAAGGTGCAGCGGAGGAGATAGCACAAGCGATAAGGGACTTTAATTCTTATGGTGAAGTTGAAGTGATAATAGTTGGAAGAGGTGGTGGTTCAATTGAAGATCTTTGGGCTTTTAATGAAGAAATCGTTGCAAGAGCTATCTTTGAATCAAAAATCCCAATAATAAGCGCAGTTGGTCACGAAATTGATTATAGCATAAGTGACTTCGTTGCGGATTTAAGAGCTCCAACGCCGTCGGCAGCAGCTGAATTAGTCGTAAAAAATCGTGATGATGTTATTGAAAATGTTCAAAATATTTGGTATAATATCCATCAACTTGTGATTGATAAAATAAAAAATGCGAAAAAGGAGGTTGAACATCTCGTTAAAAGTTATGCTTTTAACCGACCGCTTGACTGGTTGAGACAATATACGATGAGAATTGACGAATTAACGCGAGCCCTTGATATTGCGATGTCCCATAGATTTGAAATTATAAAACAAGATTTCAATCAATGGTTGAAAAGATTTGAATCGGTAAATCCTGAACTTGCTTTGAAGCGGGGTTATGCGATTGTCTATAAAAACGGAAAGATCGTTCACAGCAAAAATGAACTCAAGATAAACGACGAGTTTAATATAAAATTATCAGATGGAACAATAAAAGGAGTGATGAAAGGTTATGGCGAAGAAAAATGAAATAACAGAAACTTCCATTGAAAATTTAACATTTGAGCAAGCGCTAAGGGAACTTCAAGATATAGTAGATAAACTTGAAACCGGACAAGTGACGCTTGAAGAGGCAATTGAGATGTATGAGCGTGGGATCAGACTTTCAAAATACTGCATTAGTAAATTAACACAAGCGGAAATCAGGATAAAAAAGATAATCAAAGATGAATCTCAAGGATTTACACTTATTGATTTTGATTTAAATAACAAAATTTAGAGGTCAAAATGGAGTTGCAAGATCTTTCCGCAAACTATAAAATTTTACCAAAGATAAATTCCCCTAATGATTTAAAGCAGCTTAGCATTCGTGAGCTTGAGATCCTTGCAAGCGAGATAAGGGAATTTATAATTGACACGATTTCAAAAGTTGGGGGACATCTTGGTGCAAGTTTAGGTGTTGTTGAGCTGACGCTTGCCGTTCATTATGTATTTGATACTCCCAAAGATAAAATAATTTGGGACACGGGACATCAGGGTTATGTTCATAAAATAATTACTGGGCGAAGAGATGTTTTTCATACGATAAGACAGTTTAAAGGTATAAGTGGATTTTTAAAGCGAAGCGAAAGTATCTATGATGTTTTTGGAGCTGGACATGCTTCAACTTCAATTTCAGCAGCTCTTGGAATAGCAACGGCGCGAGATTTTGATAAAGCCAACTATAAGGTCATCGCAATAATCGGAGATGGTGCGATGACGGCTGGGCTTGCTTATGAAGCAATGAACAATGCAGGAATGATGAAGAAAAACTTGATCGTAATCTTAAATGATAACAATATGTCCATTTCACCTAATGTTTGGGCTGTGTCAAAATACTTTACCGATTTGATAGCAAGTGCACAATATAATAAACTTAAATCATTCATTTGGGATCTAACAGGACAACTTGATGGAATAGGCGATAGAATTAGAAAGCTTGCTGCGAAAATTGAAGGTGGCGTTAAGGCAGTTATAACACCAGGGATGCTTTTTGAGGCTCTTGGATTTAGATATTTCGGTCCGGTGAATGGACATAACATTGCTAAGTTAGTGAAGATTTTAAATGAGATAAAAAATCTAAACGGTCCGATACTTCTTCATGTCATAACCCAAAAGGGCAAAGGTTATAAACCAGCTGAAGAAGATGAACAAAAGTATCATGGCGTGACCCCATTTGATAAAATCACGGGCAAGATGTACAAAAGCGATAAACCAGAACCCCCAAGCTATACAAAGATCTTTGGTCAAACCGTTGTTGAACTTGCCAAAATGAATAGTAAGATCGTTGGTATTACAGCGGCGATGCCTGAAGGAACGGGGCTTAACATTTTAGCTAAGGAGATTCCTGAAAGATTTTTTGATGTTGGAATAGCGGAGCAACATGCTGTGACATTTGCAGCTGGGCTTGCAACAGAGGGATATATCCCAATTTGTGCAATTTATTCAACATTTTTACAAAGAGCTTTTGATCAAATTGTCCACGATGTAGCGCTTCAGCATCTTCATGTGATTTTTGCAATTGACAGAGCTGGACTCGTTGGAGCGGATGGTCCGACTCATCACGGAGCTTTTGATTTGAGCTATTTGCGACTTATTCCCGGAATAGTGATAATGGCACCAAAAGATGAGAGCGAATTGAGAGATATGTTATATACTGCAACAATTTATAACAAAGGACCTGTAGCTATAAGATATCCAAGAGGCAGTGGTGTTGGCGTCCCAATTAAAAATAATTTTGATCTGATTGAAATTGGAAAAGCTGAAGTTTTGAAAGAAGGCAATGACATCGCAATACTTGCAATTGGAAATATGGTATATCCAAGTTTGAAATCCGCCGAGATACTTAAAAGATACGGAATAGATGCAATGGTGGTAAATATGAGGTTCGTCAAACCGCTTGATGAGGAACTTCTTGATATAATCTTTGATAAATTTGATAAGGTCGTAACCGTTGAAGAAAACACAATCCGTGGCGGGTTTGGAAGCGCAGTTCTTGAGTATGCAGCTTCAAAGGGGATTACAAATGTTAAATTCTTAATCCATGGGATACCAGATGAATTTATTGAGCACGGAACGCAAAAAGAACTTTGGCATATGCTCAAACTTGATCCCGAGGGGATAGCTGAAAAAATTCTTGAAAAATTTGAGTTTGATAAATTTCAAACTTCACAAAAAACAGAATTAATTGAAAAACATGGAAAAAGTTAAGCTTGGAATAATTGGGCTTGGTGGAATAGCTCAAGCAGTCCATCTTCCGATACTTTCTAAACTTGAAAATGCACAAATCATTGCTCTTTGTGATACCGACAAAGCTAAAGCGAGGATGCTCGCTGAAAAATATAATGTCCCATACTTTTATACGGATTACGAGAAAATGCTGAAGGAAGTTGATGAAATTGAAGCGGTTGAGATCTTAACACCTACCAACCTACACGCTGAGATGACGAAGTCTTGTGTTTCAGCTGGCAAAGATGTATTTGTAGAAAGACCACTTGCAAGAACATACAAGGAAACTGAGGAAGTTGTGAAAACCATTCAAGAAAGTAATCGCAAAGTCATGGTCGGGATGAATTTAAGATTTAGACCTGATGCCATGCTCATGAAAGGTTTCATTGAGAAAGGAGAACTTGGTTCAGTTTTCTATGTCAAAGCGGGATGGTTCAAGAAACCAAACGATAAAAAATGGGTTTTAAGTAAAGATAAATCCGGTGGTGGAGTTATACTTGACCTTGGAATCAGTATACTTGACCTTGCGTTATGGATGGCTGGATATCCAGAAGTTAAAAGCGTTAGTTCGGTTTGTTATAGACATCAAACTAAATCAGTTGAAGATAGCGCCATAGTCCTTCTTAAGTTCAAAAACGAAGCAACGCTTTTCATTGATGTAAGTTGGACTTACGAGTTTGAAAAGCCGATTTTTTATTTGCATATATTTGGGACAGAGGGAACTGGAGAATTGAATCCATTTAGAATCTATAAAGATATACAGGGCAAGCTTGTCAATCTTGCTCCTGAAAAGATGGACAAGCCAGAGGCGCTTTACTGGAAATCATATGAAAACGAAATCAAACATTTCCTTGGCGCTGTGCGAGATCTTCATCCGCTTGTTTCAAGTGCGAAAGATGCTCTTTATAGAATGAAAGTCGTTGACTCAATATACAAATCAGCCGAGCGAGGCAAGGAAGTTATTTTCAAGTAAAGTTTTAAATAAAAATGTTCATAACCTTTGAAGGGGTTGATCTTTGCGGAAAAACAACGCAGGCTGAAATTTTAATAGAAAGATTGAAAAACCTCGGATTAGATGTTGTTTTTGTCCGTGAGCCAGGGGGAACGAGAATTTCCGAACATATACGCAAAATTTTGCTTGACTCTGAAAACAAAGAAATGGATGCAATTACGGAACTATTTCTATTTTCAGCAAGCCGTGCACAACTTGTAAAAGAAGTTATAATTCCATCGCTAAATTCAGGCAAAGTCGTCGTGTGCGACAGATTTTATGACTCAACTCTCGCTTATCAAGGCTATGGTAGGGGAATTGAAATAGAAAAGATTAAAACAATAAACGAACTGGCATCAGCCGGATTGACTCCTGACATTACATTTTTAATTGATATCCCAGTTGATGAAATTTACAAAAGGAAAAAGGCAAAATACAGTGAATTTGATAGAATGGAAAATTCAGGGATTGAGTTTTACAATAGAGTCAGATATG
Encoded here:
- the xseA gene encoding exodeoxyribonuclease VII large subunit, with product MFKFSKNKITFFESHGQMYNFYPLIAKEKILTVSELTYKIKEFVEPNFQDIWLQGEISNYKVHSPSGHVYFTLKDQNASINAAMWKRYADNYLRDRDYKDGDKVLVHGKIEIYEPRGEYKIIVDFIEPLGIGELQIKFEMLKQKLAAEGLFDKRYKKPIPEYPNKIGIVTSPTGAAIRDIINIISRRFPAVELILYPVKVQGEGAAEEIAQAIRDFNSYGEVEVIIVGRGGGSIEDLWAFNEEIVARAIFESKIPIISAVGHEIDYSISDFVADLRAPTPSAAAELVVKNRDDVIENVQNIWYNIHQLVIDKIKNAKKEVEHLVKSYAFNRPLDWLRQYTMRIDELTRALDIAMSHRFEIIKQDFNQWLKRFESVNPELALKRGYAIVYKNGKIVHSKNELKINDEFNIKLSDGTIKGVMKGYGEEK
- the dxs gene encoding 1-deoxy-D-xylulose-5-phosphate synthase, which codes for MELQDLSANYKILPKINSPNDLKQLSIRELEILASEIREFIIDTISKVGGHLGASLGVVELTLAVHYVFDTPKDKIIWDTGHQGYVHKIITGRRDVFHTIRQFKGISGFLKRSESIYDVFGAGHASTSISAALGIATARDFDKANYKVIAIIGDGAMTAGLAYEAMNNAGMMKKNLIVILNDNNMSISPNVWAVSKYFTDLIASAQYNKLKSFIWDLTGQLDGIGDRIRKLAAKIEGGVKAVITPGMLFEALGFRYFGPVNGHNIAKLVKILNEIKNLNGPILLHVITQKGKGYKPAEEDEQKYHGVTPFDKITGKMYKSDKPEPPSYTKIFGQTVVELAKMNSKIVGITAAMPEGTGLNILAKEIPERFFDVGIAEQHAVTFAAGLATEGYIPICAIYSTFLQRAFDQIVHDVALQHLHVIFAIDRAGLVGADGPTHHGAFDLSYLRLIPGIVIMAPKDESELRDMLYTATIYNKGPVAIRYPRGSGVGVPIKNNFDLIEIGKAEVLKEGNDIAILAIGNMVYPSLKSAEILKRYGIDAMVVNMRFVKPLDEELLDIIFDKFDKVVTVEENTIRGGFGSAVLEYAASKGITNVKFLIHGIPDEFIEHGTQKELWHMLKLDPEGIAEKILEKFEFDKFQTSQKTELIEKHGKS
- the tmk gene encoding dTMP kinase, whose translation is MFITFEGVDLCGKTTQAEILIERLKNLGLDVVFVREPGGTRISEHIRKILLDSENKEMDAITELFLFSASRAQLVKEVIIPSLNSGKVVVCDRFYDSTLAYQGYGRGIEIEKIKTINELASAGLTPDITFLIDIPVDEIYKRKKAKYSEFDRMENSGIEFYNRVRYGYLEISKSSDRFVVIDGTRGIEEISERIWEIVFEKLKTKVK
- a CDS encoding exodeoxyribonuclease VII small subunit; amino-acid sequence: MAKKNEITETSIENLTFEQALRELQDIVDKLETGQVTLEEAIEMYERGIRLSKYCISKLTQAEIRIKKIIKDESQGFTLIDFDLNNKI
- a CDS encoding Gfo/Idh/MocA family oxidoreductase, with the translated sequence MEKVKLGIIGLGGIAQAVHLPILSKLENAQIIALCDTDKAKARMLAEKYNVPYFYTDYEKMLKEVDEIEAVEILTPTNLHAEMTKSCVSAGKDVFVERPLARTYKETEEVVKTIQESNRKVMVGMNLRFRPDAMLMKGFIEKGELGSVFYVKAGWFKKPNDKKWVLSKDKSGGGVILDLGISILDLALWMAGYPEVKSVSSVCYRHQTKSVEDSAIVLLKFKNEATLFIDVSWTYEFEKPIFYLHIFGTEGTGELNPFRIYKDIQGKLVNLAPEKMDKPEALYWKSYENEIKHFLGAVRDLHPLVSSAKDALYRMKVVDSIYKSAERGKEVIFK